From Schizosaccharomyces pombe strain 972h- genome assembly, chromosome: II, the proteins below share one genomic window:
- the ell1 gene encoding RNA polymerase II transcription elongation factor Ell1 has product MIRNSSISDALPVALGGNEEESPLLMLVQLPKEFLEGYLSGTITDVSLECSDVGTSILANDRSYKCTSVPETAPHEIYRLVDSNSLQLVGRVSQKLQLRRELDSLTAERVKNRTQEAQKEKEEKRIVTLQNDGGSKNTTARKQKQLKKNGLRPLNTSASRIGLSSSPTNTPSPNLPVSQPSASPHYSGDKNSAKGIDLRTRVIQLLAIAPETEDFLRLRTKASLSKLQALLPEVAWKNNMNQWELLNPVYKDVRVFDWRPYSIADRNAVLSRMSNAFDNMQLPPDAPERSLLVSKQKNITKLNNEKRIPPQLAQPTSHVPSFIDTNSPSMPSISSVSSYQQQHRIPKLNASNYSPLLSPSSHRKTSGNLSRTGSESSAVSLSDTTNLNTPISDIPSPGSSTTCSNLSSPHIKRKSRSPPQSLPSTPFPTSSSSTNGTLEPNANSPKKNEQDAWIAKKRRQQRYTTEEMRALAKRFRETYPRYKNLYLKVSSYYDNNDTNNPNLNKLQDELISLHSQLKSWKNTLYDASSELAL; this is encoded by the exons ATGATTAGGAACAGTAGCATTTCTGATGCTCTACCTGTAGCATTAGGCggaaatgaagaagaatcgCCTTTATTGATGCTGGTACAATTACCCAAAGAGTTTCTCGAAGGATATCTTTCAGGAACGATAACAGACGTGAGCTTGGAATGCAGTGATGTTGGTACT tCAATATTAGCGAACGATAGGTCTTACAAATGCACTTCCGTTCCAGAAACTGCTCCGCATGAGATTTACAGACTGGTGGACTCGAATTCGTTACAACTGGTTGGCCGTGTCTCACAAAAGCTACAGCTTCGTAGAGAGCTCGACAGTTTAACTGCTGAGCGAGTGAAAAATCGTACGCAGGAAGctcaaaaggaaaaagaagaaaaaag aATTGTTACCCTTCAAAATGATGGTGgttcaaaaaatacaacTGCTAGGAAGCAAAAgcagttaaaaaaaaatggactCAGGCCTCTCAATACAAGTGCTTCACGAATTGGTCTTTCCTCTTCTCCCACAAATACACCTTCCCCAAACCTTCCCGTCTCGCAACCGTCTGCATCACCACATTATTCTGGTGATAAAAACTCGGCCAAAGGCATTGATCTTCGTACTCGTGTTATCCAACTTTTGGCAATCGCTCCCGAAACTGAAGATTTTCTTCGTTTAAGAACAAAGGCGTCACTTTCCAAATTACAAGCGTTATTACCAGAAGTCGCTTGGAAGAACAACATGAATCAATGGGAGCTCCTTAATCCTGTGTATAAAGATGTACGAGTCTTTGATTGGCGTCCTTATAGTATTGCAGACAGGAATGCCGTTCTAAGTCGTATGTCCAATGCATTCGACAACATGCAATTGCCTCCTGATGCTCCTGAACGTTCACTTTTAGtgtcaaaacaaaaaaacattactaAACTCAACAATGAAAAACGAATTCCTCCCCAATTGGCCCAACCCACTTCTCATGTTCCTTCATTCATTGACACTAACTCTCCTTCAATGCCTTCTATTTCCTCGGTTTCTTCTTATCAACAACAACACCGCATACCCAAGCTCAACGCTTCAAACTATTCTCCCTTGCTTTCCCCCTCCTCACACCGAAAAACATCGGGAAATCTTTCTCGTACTGGTTCAGAAAGCTCTGCCGTTTCATTAAGCGATACAACAAACTTAAATACTCCTATCTCCGACATTCCTTCACCTGGCTCTTCCACTACTTGCTCCAATCTTTCATCTCCACATATCAAACGAAAAAGTCGTTCTCCTCCGCAATCCTTGCCTTCCACCCCGTTTCCTACGTCTTCGTCTTCTACCAACGGCACTCTTGAACCCAATGCAAACTCTCCCAAGAAGAATGAACAAGATGCATGGATAGCTAAAAAGCGTCGTCAACAACGTTACACTACAGAAGAAATGCGAGCATTGGCAAAAAGATTTCGGGAAACTTATCCGCGTTATAagaatttatatttaaaagtcTCTTCATATTATGATAATAATGATACTAATAATCCTAATTTAAACAAGCTCCAAGATGAACTTATATCTCTACATTCTCAGCTCAAAAGCTGGAAAAATACACTTTACGATGCTTCCTCGGAGCTAGCCCTCTAA
- the qcr1 gene encoding MPP complex beta subunit Qcr1 has translation MLRLQNLPKLVRRFATTALPKTETTTLKNGLTVATEHHPYAQTATVLVGVDAGSRAETAKNNGAAHFLEHLAFKGTKNRSQKALELEFENTGAHLNAYTSREQTVYYAHAFKNAVPNAVAVLADILTNSSISASAVERERQVILREQEEVDKMADEVVFDHLHATAYQGHPLGRTILGPKENIESLTREDLLQYIKDNYRSDRMIISSAGSISHEELVKLAEKYFGHLEPSAEQLSLGAPRGLKPRFVGSEIRARDDDSPTANIAIAVEGMSWKHPDYFTALVMQAIIGNWDRAMGASPHLSSRLSTIVQQHQLANSFMSFSTSYSDTGLWGIYLVTENLGRIDDLVHFTLQNWARLTVATRAEVERAKAQLRASLLLSLDSTTAIAEDIGRQLLTTGRRMSPQEVDLRIGQITEKDVARVASEMIWDKDIAVSAVGSIEGLLDYNRIRSSISMNRW, from the coding sequence ATGCTGAGGCTTCAGAATTTGCCAAAGCTAGTACGTCGTTTTGCGACTACTGCTTTACCAAAAACAGAAACCactactttaaaaaatgggCTTACAGTTGCTACGGAACATCATCCGTATGCCCAAACAGCGACCGTCCTTGTGGGCGTTGATGCTGGCTCAAGAGCTGAGACggcaaaaaataatggcGCTGCTCACTTTTTGGAACATTTGGCGTTCAAAGGAACGAAAAATCGCTCCCAAAAAGCATTGGAATtggaatttgaaaatactGGTGCACATTTGAACGCATACACCTCTCGTGAACAAACCGTTTATTATGCACATGCGTTCAAAAACGCTGTACCTAATGCAGTTGCCGTTTTGGCCGATATCCTGACAAATTCAAGCATTTCTGCCTCGGCGGTTGAGCGTGAACGCCAAGTCATCTTAAGAGAGCAAGAAGAGGTTGACAAAATGGCCGATGAAGTAGTCTTTGATCATTTACATGCTACCGCTTATCAGGGTCATCCTCTTGGACGTACAATTTTGGGTCCTAAGGAAAACATCGAATCTCTTACCCGTGAGGACCTTCTCCAGTATATTAAGGACAACTACCGTAGTGATAGAATGATTATCTCTTCTGCCGGTTCGATATCTCATGAGGAGCTTGTAAAGCTCGccgaaaaatattttggcCATTTGGAGCCTTCAGCTGAGCAATTGTCGCTTGGTGCTCCTCGTGGACTCAAACCTCGTTTCGTCGGGTCTGAAATCCGTGCTCGTGACGATGATTCACCAACTGCCAACATTGCCATTGCTGTTGAAGGTATGAGTTGGAAACACCCAGATTACTTTACTGCATTAGTCATGCAAGCCATCATTGGTAACTGGGACCGTGCTATGGGAGCATCTCCCCATTTGTCTTCTCGTCTTAGTACTATTGTTCAACAACATCAACTTGCCAATAGCTTCATGAGTTTCAGTACTAGTTATAGTGATACTGGACTTTGGGGTATTTATCTTGTCACTGAGAACCTTGGCCGTATTGATGATCTCGTCCACTTTACCCTCCAAAACTGGGCTCGTTTAACCGTTGCAACTCGTGCTGAGGTTGAACGTGCCAAGGCACAACTCCGTGCTTCgcttttactttctttggATTCAACGACCGCCATTGCAGAGGACATTGGTCGCCAATTGCTTACAACTGGTCGTCGTATGAGCCCTCAAGAGGTTGATCTCCGTATCGGTCAAATCACTGAAAAAGATGTAGCCCGCGTTGCTTCCGAGATGATTTGGGACAAGGACATTGCTGTTTCTGCTGTTGGTTCCATTGAGGGTTTGTTGGACTACAACCGTATTCGTAGCAGTATTTCTATGAACCGTTGGTAA
- the ccc2 gene encoding Cu(2+) transporting ATPase Ccc2 produces the protein MYTTTLSVQGMTCTSCVASIQSMLEGVEGIEQFTISLLLERAIAVHDPSIISPDQIAEKIEDCGFDASVISSTEGEHGVMANYLLLSPMQAEQWTKVHNHINELQGVLSVNCSSSPDAAIRVIYDSEITGPRSIMKEILSMGVKCTFQPVDSSTSRILSLQRGSQIRVWKIRFIISISFSLAVMFLPQIFDSCDSMRAAFLVPHYFGICAGHIISLVLSLPVQFGVGRVYYSAAYHALKRGTANMDVLVSLGSTVAFAASIFFMILYSARHADNPAPIFFDTADMLLTFVTLGRYLESKAKGSTSAALSQLLSLAPSSATIIEDNEQIEILADLIERGDLILVKPGEIIPVDGTVVEGSSYVDESSVSGEPVPVHKTIDDELLSGTANGNGRLLVKATKSPRESQLAVIVDLVQRAQISHAPIQQFADRVAGIFVPVIVALSISTFTFWFLFTKYSSKYPSVFDDPMGKFAVCLKLTISVVVVACPCALGLSTPTAVMVGTGVGALNGIIIKGGEILERLNQVDTVVFDKTGTLTVGKLSVTDISIVDNLEELLDIPKNIFWAFVKASESSSEHPIGKAITEKASEFTDVSEIGIESFNAVPGEGVDVVLRWKERTFHALLGNSLLLEHNNVSIPDDFDSKLKLSSSSGLTCVRIAIDGQFVGFLGCMDQVRPDSYQTVSALKQLGKKVCLLTGDQKATARRVAQGLEIDFSDVYAEAVPSQKAEIIQKLKDQKHCVAMVGDGINDSPSLVLADVGIAPINGSGIALESADVILVRKGVLLDTAVSFDLSRVIVKRIKMNLVWACIYNFVMIPIAMGFFLPWGIYLNPMWASAAMMFSSLSVLASSLLLRRWKKPKSLIFSEADDVETESSTNSSVLQKVYTATRSIFGRNKSSNKYQPVANEV, from the coding sequence ATGTATACTACTACACTTTCAGTCCAGGGTATGACATGCACCAGTTGTGTGGCCTCTATCCAATCCATGTTGGAAGGAGTGGAAGGAATTGAACAATTCACTATATCGTTGCTTCTTGAGCGTGCTATTGCCGTTCATGATCCTAGCATTATCTCACCGGATCAGATCGCTGagaaaattgaagattGTGGATTTGATGCGTCTGTGATTTCTTCAACAGAGGGTGAACATGGTGTCATGgctaattatttattactttCTCCTATGCAGGCGGAACAATGGACCAAAGTACATAATCATATCAATGAACTGCAAGGCGTTTTGTCCGTCAATTGCTCTTCCTCCCCGGATGCAGCTATACGTGTCATTTATGATTCTGAGATTACTGGCCCTCGTTCCATCATGAAGGAAATATTATCTATGGGTGTCAAATGTACATTTCAACCAGTAGATTCCTCCACCTCTCGTATTCTGTCACTTCAACGAGGGAGTCAAATTAGAGTATGGAAAATCcgatttattatttcaatATCATTCTCTTTGGCGGTGATGTTTTTACCCCAGATATTCGATTCTTGTGATTCCATGCGTGCTGCTTTTTTGGTCCCCCATTATTTTGGTATATGTGCTGGCCACATCATCAGCCTAGTATTATCCCTTCCCGTCCAGTTTGGTGTTGGAAGGGTCTACTATTCTGCCGCATATCATGCACTGAAAAGAGGAACAGCCAATATGGATGTTTTAGTATCTTTGGGCTCCACTGTAGCCTTCGCTGCCAGTATCTTTTTCATGATTCTCTACAGCGCTAGACATGCTGATAATCCTGCTcctatattttttgataccGCTGATATGCTATTGACGTTTGTTACGTTAGGTCGTTATTTGGAAAGTAAAGCTAAAGGTTCTACATCAGCTGCTCTTTCTCAACTGTTGAGCCTTGCTCCTTCCAGTGCAACGATAATAGAAGACAATGAACAAATTGAGATCTTAGCTGATCTCATCGAGCGTGGAGACCTCATTCTAGTCAAGCCTGGCGAAATAATCCCTGTAGACGGTACGGTTGTTGAAGGCTCTTCCTACGTCGATGAAAGTTCTGTTTCTGGAGAACCCGTTCCAGTGCATAAAACAATTGACGATGAACTTTTGAGCGGAACAGCTAACGGGAATGGACGACTGCTTGTAAAAGCAACAAAATCACCTAGAGAATCACAGTTAGCTGTGATTGTTGATCTTGTTCAGAGGGCTCAAATCTCACATGCTCCTATCCAACAATTTGCCGATCGCGTTGCTGGAATTTTTGTTCCAGTAATTGTTgctctttcaatttcaacttttacattttggtttttattCACTAaatattcttcaaaatacCCATCGGTGTTTGATGATCCAATGGGAAAGTTTGCAGTTTGCCTAAAATTGACAATTAGTGTCGTCGTTGTCGCCTGCCCATGCGCACTGGGGTTAAGTACCCCTACAGCCGTTATGGTTGGAACCGGTGTTGGTGCTCTGAACGGTATCATCATCAAAGGTGGTGAAATTTTAGAGCGTCTAAATCAGGTTGACACTGTTGTCTTTGATAAGACAGGCACACTTACAGTGGGTAAGCTAAGTGTCACCGACATAAGCATTGTAGATAATTTGGAGGAATTACTTGACATTCCtaagaatattttttgggCTTTTGTTAAAGCTTCAGAGTCTTCAAGTGAACATCCAATTGGAAAAGCTATTACTGAGAAAGCTTCAGAATTTACCGATGTTTCTGAAATTGGAATTGAATCATTCAATGCTGTGCCAGGTGAAGGTGTTGATGTTGTACTTAGGTGGAAAGAGCGGACTTTTCATGCTTTGCTTGGGAATTCACTGTTACTGGAACATAACAACGTGTCGATACCTGATGACTTTGATTCAAAGCTGAAGCTTTCTTCTAGTAGTGGGCTTACTTGTGTTCGTATCGCTATCGATGGCCAGTTTGTAGGTTTCTTGGGCTGTATGGACCAAGTGCGGCCCGACTCGTACCAAACTGTATCCgctttaaaacaattaggTAAAAAGGTTTGTTTATTGACGGGTGATCAAAAAGCCACTGCCCGACGCGTTGCCCAAGGACTAGAAATCGATTTCTCTGATGTTTACGCGGAAGCAGTTCCCTCTCAAAAGGCTGAAATTATTCAGAAGTTAAAAGATCAGAAGCATTGTGTCGCTATGGTAGGTGATGGTATAAATGATTCGCCTTCACTTGTGTTGGCTGATGTTGGCATTGCTCCCATTAATGGATCAGGCATTGCTTTAGAAAGTGCAGATGTAATACTTGTACGTAAAGGCGTTCTACTTGATACCGCAGTATCCTTTGATTTGTCTAGAGTTATcgttaaaagaattaaaatgaaCCTTGTGTGGGCTTGCATATATAACTTTGTCATGATTCCTATTGCAATGGGCTTCTTCCTTCCATGGGGAATCTACTTAAATCCTATGTGGGCTAGTGCTGCTATGATGTTTTCTTCTCTTAGTGTTCTTGCAAGTAGCTTACTTCTCAGGAGATGGAAAAAGCCTAAGAGCCTTATATTCAGTGAAGCAGATGATGTTGAAACAGAGAGTTCAACTAATTCTAGTGTATTACAGAAGGTATACACAGCGACAAGGTCGATATTTGGTAGGAATAAGTCGAGCAACAAATACCAGCCAGTGGCTAATGAAGTCTGA
- the tim18 gene encoding TIM22 inner membrane protein import complex and succinate dehydrogenase (SDH) anchor subunit Tim18 — protein MLQTRLGLGALRQGRLLFAVKSFSTTSVAKIFPPPPQTIKGTVNDAAVFPHHSKLHGSYHWDFERIIAIAMVPQVMIPLFTGTSHPLMDAALACTLITHAHLGFESCVIDYFPARRFKKLSPLMHWILRGCTVLTLIGVYEFNTNDIGLTEGIKKLWKS, from the coding sequence ATGTTACAAACACGTTTAGGACTTGGAGCACTTCGTCAAGGACGTCTTCTTTTTGCAGTTAAATCTTTTAGCACAACCAGTGTTGCGAAAATTTTCCCTCCTCCCCCTCAGACCATTAAGGGAACTGTTAATGATGCTGCTGTTTTCCCTCACCACAGTAAGCTCCACGGAAGCTATCATTGGGactttgaaagaattattgCTATTGCCATGGTTCCTCAAGTCATGATCCCTTTGTTCACCGGAACTTCTCATCCCTTAATGGACGCTGCATTGGCTTGCACCTTGATTACGCATGCCCACTTGGGGTTTGAATCTTGTGTGATTGACTACTTCCCTGCAAGAAGATTTAAGAAGTTATCTCCTTTGATGCACTGGATCTTACGTGGATGTACTGTTCTTACACTTATTGGCGTCTATGAGTTCAACACGAATGATATTGGCCTTACGGAGGGtattaaaaagctttggaAATCTTAA
- a CDS encoding uncharacterized protein (Schizosaccharomyces pombe specific protein), whose amino-acid sequence MLRYNFRYLHNVLSHTVVFCFTEVSLHIVKQLGVESYACTVHASRFQKSYSASIDYCQRFLFSSNLKHNYVNLNIIFTSCIFRSLREFLRFYIAAIMCFL is encoded by the coding sequence ATGTTGCGTTACAATTTTCGATATTTACATAACGTTCTTAGCCATACTGTTGTATTTTGCTTTACCGAAGTGTCTTTACACATTGTTAAGCAATTGGGAGTGGAATCATATGCTTGCACTGTGCATGCGTCTCGGTTCCAAAAGTCGTACTCTGCTTCGATCGATTATTGtcaaagatttttattCTCCTCGAATTTAAAACATAATTATGTCAATttgaatattatttttacaagttGTATATTTCGTAGTTTGCGCGAGTTTTTGCGGTTTTATATCGCTGCCATCATGTGCTTTTTGTAA